From Besnoitia besnoiti strain Bb-Ger1 chromosome X, whole genome shotgun sequence, one genomic window encodes:
- a CDS encoding putative dihydroorotate dehydrogenase reveal (encoded by transcript BESB_016180) — translation MPLPAGFGLARLVAVTGRIPSAGRLVDGKAAGSTLSLSPARKGLSLPLERGFLACRVWRPQPAVFAGSSGVRRLLSAASAGVLALPQPKTVASGVPVVAAARLQVRLLSATGTARVAGRHDLSGLPPKDADPEEIERLIANRAKGERRTNRRLFGVILLLGTGVYLFNAAGDVSTQLYALYEPVMSTLFPFLTAGPFDPETAHHYAMELAKRGWLPVDYDREEAAMNVDIKGLKFVSPIGLAAGFDKHAEAPAALMRMGFSFLEVGSITPEPQPGNPKPRLFRLPEDRSIINRFGFNSKGVEYAEQQLSAFAEARWKDPFTAGGVLGVNIGKNKTSEDAVGDIRKGISKLGRFADFLVVNLSSPNTPGLRSLQQKSHLASIIDGAKAELDALDKEAKAVVEKVGAQADAGSPSRAFYVNQTGKRPLFFVKIAPDLTMEEKQSIAEVALEKKLDGLVVSNTTIQRPDTLKSSHKTETGGLSGRALKDMSTACVSDMYKLTDGKLVIIATGGVESGRDALDKIEAGASLVEIYSSMIFAGPQIARRVKNELYSLLNEKGYKDVAAAVGRKHRVVQEKKLHAPKFD, via the exons ATGCCGCTTCCAGCTGGTTTCGGTCTTGCTCGTCTGGTGGCTGTGACCGGGCGCATTCCCTCCGCGGGTCGCCTCGTGGATGGCAAAGCGGCAGGGAGCACCTTGAGCctctcgccggcgaggaaAGGTCTCTCCCTCCCACTGGAGCGCGGCTTTCTGGCCTGCAGAGTatggcggccgcagcctgcggTCTTCGCCGGCAGCTCAGGCGTCAGAAGgctgctctccgcggcgtccgcgggaGTGTTGGCGCTTCCGCAGCCAAAGACGGTCGCAAGCGGCGTCCCcgtggtcgccgccgcgcgtttgCAAGTCAGACTGCTGAGCGCGACGGGAACCGCGAGGGTTGCCGGGCGACACGACCTTAGCGGCCTTCCCCCGAAGGACGCGGACCCCGAGGAGATCGAGCGCCTCATCGCAAATCGAGCCAAAGGCGAAAGACGAACGAAC CGCCGTCTCTTCGGCGTCATCCTCCTGCTGGGCACCGGCGTGTACCTGTTCAACGCGGCGGGGGATGTGAGCACGCAGCTCTACGCTCTCTACGAGCCGGTGATGTCCACGCTCTTCCCCTTCCTGACTGCGGGGCCGTTCGACCCCGAGACGGCTCACCACTACGCCATGGAGTTGGCGAAGCGAGGCTGGCTGCCCGTCGACTACGACAG GGAAGAAGCCGCGATGAACGTCGACATCAAAGGCCTGAAATTCGTAAGCCCGATtggcctcgccgcaggcttcgacaaacacgcagaggcgcccgccgccctgaTGAG GATGGGTTTCAGTTTCCTCGAGGTGGGGTCCATCACGCCTGAGCCGCAGCCGGGCAACCCCAAGCCGCGGCTTTTCAGGCTCCCCGAAGACCGCTCGATCATCAACCGCTTTGGCTTCAACAG CAAGGGAGTTGAGTACGCTGAGCAGCAGCTCTCAGCTTTCGCGGAGGCTCGGTGGAAGGATCCGTTCACCGCGGGCGGTGTTCTCGGAGTTAACATCG GCAAGAACAAAACAAGCGAGGACGCGGTTGGCGACATCCGTAAAGGCATCAGCAAGCTGGGCAGGTTCGCCGATTTCCTTGTCGTGAATCTGTCCTCTCCCAACACCCCTGGGCTCCGCAGCCTTCAGCAGAAGTCCCACTTGGCGTCCATTATTGATGGCGCCAAGGCGGAGCTCGACGCCCTGGacaaggaggcgaaggccgtggTCGAGAAGGTGGGCGCTCAGGCGGATGCAGGGTCCCCCTCACGCGCCTTCTACGTCAACCAGACTGGCAAGCGGCCGCTGTTCTTCGTGAAAATCGCG CCGGACCTCACGAtggaggagaagcagagcatCGCTGAAGTT GCGCTTGAGAAGAAACTCGATGGGCTCGTCGTCTCCAACACAACG ATCCAGCGCCCGGATACGCTGAAGTCTTCGCACAAGACAGAGACTGGCGGGCTCAGTGGGCGGGCCCTGAAGGACATGTCGACCGCCTGTGTCTCCGATATGTATAAGCTGACCGACGGGAAGCTTGTTATCATTGCG ACGGGAGGCGTCGAAagcggccgcgacgctcTGGACAAAATCGAAGCGGGCGCATCGCTTGTTGAAATCTACAGCAGCATG ATCTTCGCGGGCCCTCAGATTGCTCGGCGCGTAAAGAACGAACTCTACAGCCTTCTGAATGAAAAAG GCTACAAGGATGTGGCTGCTGCAGTGGGCCGGAAGCACCGGGTGGTGCAGGAGAAGAAGTTGCACGCGCCGAAGTTTGACTAA
- a CDS encoding Erv1 / Alr family protein (encoded by transcript BESB_016170) encodes MQGAPASAEETPAPASTASACPCGTAQSAGTKKPAAPLSPPNREQIGRASWRVLHSMAARYPEVPNSRQVLEAAAWIFAFSALYPCQICRLEFFPILRQLPPRLDSRNAFVLWACAAHNRVNEDISAPRFACSLDVLRAMGK; translated from the exons ATGcaaggcgcgcccgcctcggcTGAAGAAACGCCAGCGCCGGCATCCACCGCGTCGGCGTGTCCGTGTGGTACCGCGCAGTCCGCCGGCACGAAAAAGCCTGCGGCACCACTTTCACCTCCCAACCGCGAGCAGATTGGCCGTGCGAGTTGGAGGGTATTGCACTCTATGGCCGCGCGTTACCCCGAAGTTCCG AACTCCCGTCAGGTtctggaggccgccgcctggattttcgccttttctgcgCTATATCCTTGTCAAATTTGTCGTCTGGAGTTCTTCCCCATTCTCCGCCAGCTGCCTCCTAGGCTGGACTCAAGGAAtgccttcgtcctctggGCGTGCGCAGCCCATAATAGGGTAAACGAAGACatttcggcgccgcgctttGCCTGCAGCCTAGATGTCCTAAGAGCAATGGGGAAATAG